A window from Pangasianodon hypophthalmus isolate fPanHyp1 chromosome 16, fPanHyp1.pri, whole genome shotgun sequence encodes these proteins:
- the LOC113525166 gene encoding PTB domain-containing engulfment adapter protein 1, with translation MSDSENDSEISFSVKFLGRLEVVRPVGMEILMEAAEALQMEKKKKSKVHLFLSRSSIDILEHKTKFMLYSCTLSSVSFCAVHQFQPKLFGFMAKHPALDSHHCYVFQSSKFSHLLVSVIGDAFQASRSSDSVRGSRDLVVEALRHKNKVLQRENAELRKKLQEKGGMDNNEEETDHSDTEQPTSQVRFSSSSDTVALLRSF, from the exons ATGAGTGACAGTGAAAACGACAGTGAAATTTCCTTCTCTGTTAAA TTCCTCGGCCGTCTCGAGGTGGTGCGTCCAGTCGGGATGGAGATTCTGATGGAGGCTGCAGAAGCACTTCAG atggagaagaagaaaaagagtaaAGTTCATCTGTTTCTCTCCAGAAGTTCCATCGACATCCTGGAACATAAGACTAAA ttCATGCTGTACTCCTGCACTCTCTCGTCCGTGTCTTTCTGCGCTGTTCATCAGTTTCAGCCCAAACTGTTCGGCTTCATGGCGAAACACCCAGCTCTCGACTCACACCACTGCTACGTCTTCCAGAGCTCAAAGTTT TCTCACCTGCTGGTGTCGGTGATTGGAGACGCGTTCCAGGCCAGCAGAAGCTCGGACAGCGTGAGGGGAAGTCGTGATCTGGTGGTGGAGGCCCTCAGACACAAG AATAAAGTCCTGCAAAGGGAGAATGCAGAACTAAGGAAGAAACTGCAGGAGAAAGGAGGa ATGGACAACAATGAAGAGGAAACTGATCACTCTGATACAGAGCAACCCACATCACAAg TGAGATTCAGCTCAAGCAGTGACACGGTTGCTTTGCTGAGGAGcttctaa